One genomic segment of Salinibacter grassmerensis includes these proteins:
- a CDS encoding uroporphyrinogen-III synthase, with the protein MSAAPDVILLRSADEEDPDRYRTACRQAGLRAVCEPVLAFEFPRQGQLRDRLASSDPYAGLIATSPRATAALDRVFSTHDALVDEWTDRLAYAVGPKTAARLRALGLRVRGADTGTADALAAQIIEADPDGPLLFLSGNRRREALPEALRAAAVPFDELVVYETHPRTDLNVPGPEQTPWLVFFSPSGLEAVTHAEGVDVQDHRLAAIGPTTAGALKAEGHVVEAVADEPSPDGLVAALQEAGARVS; encoded by the coding sequence ATGAGCGCCGCCCCCGACGTCATTCTTCTCCGGTCGGCGGACGAAGAGGATCCGGACCGGTACCGTACCGCCTGCCGACAGGCGGGACTACGGGCAGTCTGCGAGCCTGTGCTCGCCTTCGAGTTTCCCCGACAGGGGCAACTCCGAGACCGGCTTGCCTCGTCCGATCCGTACGCAGGGCTCATCGCCACCAGTCCGCGTGCCACGGCCGCCCTCGACCGGGTGTTCTCGACCCACGATGCGCTCGTGGACGAATGGACGGACCGTCTGGCGTACGCGGTGGGGCCGAAAACGGCGGCGCGCCTTCGGGCCCTGGGGCTTCGTGTCCGTGGTGCTGACACGGGAACCGCGGACGCCCTGGCGGCCCAGATCATCGAGGCTGACCCGGACGGGCCCCTGCTCTTCCTGTCCGGCAACCGACGGCGCGAGGCGCTGCCGGAGGCCCTGCGGGCGGCGGCGGTTCCCTTCGACGAGTTGGTAGTGTACGAGACACATCCCCGCACTGACCTCAACGTACCCGGGCCGGAACAGACGCCTTGGCTCGTCTTCTTCAGCCCGTCCGGTCTGGAAGCAGTGACCCACGCAGAGGGAGTAGACGTGCAGGACCACCGACTCGCGGCCATCGGGCCGACCACGGCGGGGGCCCTAAAGGCCGAGGGACATGTCGTGGAGGCAGTGGCGGACGAGCCGTCCCCAGACGGGCTCGTGGCGGCCCTCCAGGAGGCGGGCGCGAGGGTTTCCTGA
- the thiE gene encoding thiamine phosphate synthase — MEDPSPNGEHTPTDPPIGRLHVLTDFHLQQDRSHAELARLAIRGGADTIQFRQKHGGVQNKLLEARRVAAVCADASTPLLIDDHLDIAQATDADGVHLGQEDFPIDAARSVLGTSPVIGGTASKPHQAAEAYERGADYIGFGPVFPTTSKRNPKSVKGPDGLADACEAVPIPVIAIGGITHDRVRSVLEAGAHGIAVLSAVATARNPEQATARFRAAIDGVLRETDS, encoded by the coding sequence ATGGAGGATCCCTCCCCCAACGGAGAACACACTCCGACCGACCCGCCCATCGGTCGCCTGCATGTACTTACCGACTTTCACCTCCAGCAGGATCGCTCCCACGCCGAGCTGGCCCGGCTCGCCATTCGGGGCGGGGCCGACACCATCCAGTTTCGGCAGAAGCACGGCGGCGTCCAGAACAAACTGCTGGAGGCGCGCCGGGTCGCCGCGGTGTGTGCCGACGCCTCCACGCCGCTCTTGATCGACGATCACCTCGACATCGCGCAGGCCACCGACGCCGACGGCGTGCACCTCGGGCAGGAAGACTTCCCGATCGACGCGGCCCGCTCGGTGCTGGGCACATCCCCCGTCATCGGCGGTACGGCCAGCAAGCCCCACCAGGCGGCAGAGGCCTACGAGCGGGGGGCCGACTACATCGGCTTCGGGCCCGTCTTTCCCACGACCTCGAAGCGCAACCCCAAGTCGGTAAAGGGCCCCGACGGCCTGGCCGACGCGTGTGAGGCCGTTCCCATTCCAGTCATCGCAATCGGAGGCATCACCCACGATCGGGTGCGGAGCGTGCTGGAGGCGGGCGCCCACGGCATCGCCGTGCTGTCCGCCGTCGCCACGGCCCGCAACCCCGAGCAGGCCACGGCCCGCTTCCGAGCCGCCATCGACGGGGTGCTCCGCGAAACGGACTCGTGA
- a CDS encoding DUF3667 domain-containing protein, with product MSSPPDDDPATGTADSEVSETAQPPAVPQTCANCGRTFIGKYCPGCGQRAESELSILHILGGFVRELVDTDRGLWRTFRDLTLRPGTAVRGYLAGSRRPFTSPGRYLLVGALVVTVISTTLQGIGASGSNIGRLAVPAANGFEDAMQDSSETTPLEGTAWRAAVQDLEQFGAYPALVLVLIAGLVGLLYWVLFRRNTNFPAEAFAVATYATAHAVILLQCADFIFGLLEHYGAPGSRISTVFKWASQMILLVYPGLLTYGCFGANVWNGVKGSLGFAWGFIEAPLVALAGLAGYTKWLHWTHPDAYSGDGPVAVVAVISTAVLLLVHGILEYARYRYGGRSE from the coding sequence ATGTCCTCCCCTCCCGATGACGATCCCGCCACGGGCACGGCCGACTCGGAGGTCTCGGAGACGGCACAGCCGCCCGCGGTCCCCCAGACGTGTGCCAACTGCGGACGGACCTTCATTGGCAAGTACTGCCCGGGCTGTGGACAGCGGGCAGAATCGGAACTCTCCATCCTCCATATCCTCGGGGGGTTCGTCCGGGAACTCGTCGACACGGACCGTGGGCTCTGGCGCACCTTCAGGGACCTCACCCTCCGTCCTGGTACAGCTGTACGGGGATACTTGGCAGGGTCACGACGTCCATTCACGAGTCCAGGGCGATATCTCCTGGTCGGCGCACTCGTCGTCACGGTCATCTCTACGACGCTACAGGGGATTGGGGCCTCGGGCTCGAACATCGGACGGCTCGCTGTGCCGGCTGCGAATGGCTTTGAAGACGCAATGCAGGATTCAAGTGAAACAACACCACTCGAAGGGACCGCGTGGCGCGCGGCCGTTCAGGATCTCGAACAGTTCGGCGCGTACCCTGCGTTGGTGCTCGTGCTGATCGCGGGGCTCGTCGGGCTCCTTTACTGGGTCCTGTTCCGGCGAAACACGAACTTTCCCGCCGAGGCCTTCGCCGTCGCAACGTACGCCACCGCCCACGCGGTCATCCTCTTACAGTGTGCCGACTTCATTTTCGGACTCCTCGAACACTATGGAGCACCGGGGTCTCGAATCTCAACAGTGTTCAAGTGGGCCTCACAGATGATTCTTCTTGTCTATCCGGGCCTTCTCACATACGGGTGCTTTGGCGCGAACGTGTGGAACGGCGTAAAGGGAAGCCTCGGGTTTGCATGGGGGTTCATCGAAGCCCCCCTAGTGGCACTTGCAGGCCTCGCAGGGTACACCAAATGGCTCCACTGGACCCACCCGGACGCCTACTCCGGAGACGGACCGGTGGCCGTCGTCGCTGTCATTTCCACCGCCGTTCTGCTTCTCGTACACGGGATCCTCGAGTATGCCCGCTATCGATACGGAGGCCGCTCGGAATAA
- a CDS encoding glycerate kinase type-2 family protein, producing MPHASPLDPVISDAKALFQAAVRRVQAPRLLESTNPAAWAPRPLDDYDGIRIVGLGKAAMAMMGQVEQVLGDAMTDGYAIVPEGYPEHLPASCPAPMAGTVLEGGHPLPTQAGVRGARRIVEQAEAAGADELLLVLVSGGGTALGTLPAEDMALADLKRTYHLLLQSGVNVHQMNAVRKHLTQVGGGQLARAAAPADVGSLIVSDVVGNDASVIASGPTVPDPTTYEDAMRVLYTRDLWTEVSGPVRTHFSTGARGRRPETPGLGADCFERTTNTLVGTNRTALAAAREAAEARGYAVRQVTEEVDGEARSLGKAHVQAMLQADPDTPTCWLWGGEPTVTVTGDGTGGRNQEVALGGALALEDAPQPTVLLSGGTDGIDGPTDAAGAWATPRTTDKARAVDCDPKDHLRQNNAYPFFDAIDQLLRPGPTHTNVMDVHVGLSVPVGT from the coding sequence GTGCCTCACGCTTCTCCCCTAGACCCTGTCATCTCGGACGCGAAAGCGCTCTTTCAGGCGGCCGTCCGCCGCGTGCAGGCCCCCCGCCTGCTTGAGTCGACCAACCCGGCCGCGTGGGCGCCCCGACCGCTGGACGACTACGATGGGATTCGCATCGTCGGACTCGGAAAGGCCGCGATGGCGATGATGGGGCAGGTCGAGCAGGTGCTCGGCGACGCCATGACGGACGGATATGCCATCGTGCCGGAGGGGTACCCCGAGCATCTTCCGGCGTCGTGCCCGGCCCCGATGGCCGGGACCGTGCTGGAAGGCGGCCACCCGCTCCCTACGCAGGCGGGGGTGCGAGGGGCCCGACGAATCGTGGAGCAGGCCGAGGCCGCGGGGGCCGACGAGTTGCTTCTCGTGCTGGTGTCGGGGGGCGGCACGGCCCTCGGCACGCTGCCGGCGGAGGACATGGCCCTCGCGGATCTGAAGCGCACCTACCACCTTCTGTTGCAGAGCGGGGTGAACGTCCACCAGATGAACGCAGTGCGCAAGCACCTGACGCAGGTTGGGGGAGGCCAGCTGGCGCGGGCGGCGGCCCCGGCGGACGTCGGCAGCCTCATTGTCTCCGACGTCGTCGGGAACGATGCGTCTGTTATTGCAAGTGGGCCCACCGTGCCCGACCCCACCACGTACGAGGACGCCATGCGCGTGCTTTACACGCGGGACCTGTGGACCGAGGTGTCCGGCCCGGTGCGCACGCATTTCAGCACGGGTGCACGGGGGCGTCGCCCGGAGACCCCCGGCCTGGGGGCGGACTGCTTCGAGCGTACGACGAACACGCTGGTGGGAACCAACCGGACGGCCCTCGCAGCGGCCCGGGAGGCAGCGGAGGCTCGCGGGTATGCGGTGCGACAGGTTACGGAGGAGGTGGACGGGGAGGCGCGGTCGCTGGGCAAGGCGCACGTCCAGGCCATGCTCCAGGCGGACCCCGACACCCCAACCTGCTGGCTGTGGGGCGGGGAGCCGACGGTCACGGTCACGGGCGACGGGACCGGTGGGCGCAACCAAGAAGTGGCGCTGGGGGGCGCCCTCGCCCTCGAAGACGCGCCTCAGCCGACGGTGCTTCTGAGCGGCGGAACCGATGGCATCGACGGCCCGACGGATGCAGCGGGGGCCTGGGCAACCCCCAGAACAACCGACAAGGCCCGTGCTGTGGACTGCGACCCCAAGGACCACCTCCGGCAAAACAACGCGTATCCGTTCTTTGACGCTATCGATCAACTCTTGCGCCCGGGACCGACCCACACAAATGTGATGGACGTGCACGTGGGCCTCAGTGTCCCTGTCGGGACCTAG